One segment of Formicincola oecophyllae DNA contains the following:
- a CDS encoding metallophosphoesterase family protein gives MTSFRFIHAADIHLDSPLRGLARHDGLPAEAMRLATRQALAKLVDSAIKHQVAFMVLAGDLYDGHWKDLSTALFMSDQLRRLSERGISAFIAHGNHDAGSVINHRLPSIKNVHRFPADKPATFTLDSLRVALHGQSFKERHVTDNLAAHYPPAQLGWLNIGVLHTAMVGRENGHEPYAPCTLSDLASHGYDYWALGHVHKAQIVNHPDPWVVYAGVLQGRHARETGDEWTGGNGGWLVSVESGQISACERLYCDVLRWRSLECDLTGCASMEELYERATIALESVLSKAQGRHVVARLNFTGTTTLHNQLHADQDWQQELRLQARQCSYEGQWLALEKITLHTHLPSSNTAKALQPGLAMALGRLAQDPGQLEQCWELLRPLSKKLQSAGDAIPQLAGLPTGTPGEMDTIMLEGDFKRLVHEATEELLAQLAMAGGTAET, from the coding sequence ATGACGTCATTCCGTTTCATCCATGCTGCTGACATCCATCTTGATAGTCCACTGCGGGGTCTGGCCCGCCATGATGGGCTGCCGGCCGAGGCCATGCGCCTTGCTACGCGCCAGGCTTTGGCCAAACTTGTGGATAGCGCCATCAAGCATCAGGTGGCCTTCATGGTGCTGGCTGGCGACCTTTACGATGGCCATTGGAAGGACCTTTCAACAGCCCTTTTCATGAGCGACCAGCTGCGCAGGCTTTCTGAGCGCGGCATCAGCGCCTTCATCGCCCATGGCAACCATGACGCAGGGTCTGTCATCAACCACCGCTTGCCCAGCATCAAGAATGTTCACCGTTTTCCAGCAGACAAGCCCGCCACCTTCACCCTAGATAGCCTGCGCGTGGCCTTGCATGGCCAGAGCTTCAAGGAACGCCACGTCACTGACAACCTGGCAGCCCATTACCCGCCAGCCCAACTGGGGTGGTTGAACATAGGCGTTCTGCACACCGCCATGGTGGGGCGGGAAAACGGCCATGAACCTTACGCCCCTTGCACCCTCAGTGACCTTGCAAGCCATGGTTACGACTATTGGGCGCTGGGCCATGTCCACAAAGCCCAAATCGTCAACCATCCTGACCCATGGGTAGTTTACGCTGGCGTCCTCCAGGGGCGCCACGCACGCGAAACAGGCGATGAGTGGACAGGCGGCAATGGTGGTTGGCTTGTCAGCGTGGAAAGTGGCCAAATCAGCGCTTGTGAGCGCCTTTATTGCGATGTGCTGCGTTGGCGTTCGCTTGAATGTGACTTAACAGGCTGTGCCTCTATGGAAGAGCTCTATGAGCGCGCCACCATAGCGCTGGAAAGCGTCCTCTCTAAAGCCCAGGGGCGCCATGTGGTTGCACGCCTGAACTTCACAGGGACTACCACCCTGCACAACCAGCTGCACGCTGACCAGGATTGGCAGCAGGAGCTGCGCTTGCAGGCCAGGCAATGCAGCTATGAGGGGCAATGGCTGGCACTTGAGAAAATCACCCTTCACACGCACCTGCCCTCCTCCAACACAGCAAAAGCCCTTCAGCCAGGGCTGGCTATGGCCCTTGGGCGCCTTGCCCAAGACCCAGGCCAGCTGGAACAATGTTGGGAACTGCTGCGTCCTTTGAGCAAAAAATTGCAAAGCGCTGGTGACGCCATACCCCAGCTGGCAGGGCTACCCACTGGCACGCCTGGGGAAATGGACACCATCATGCTGGAGGGAGATTTCAAGCGCCTCGTTCATGAAGCCACTGAGGAACTTCTGGCGCAGTTGGCCATGGCAGGGGGAACTGCTGAGACATGA
- a CDS encoding bile acid:sodium symporter family protein — translation MKRPDPFLSALIGAVLLATFLPCPHAYQGALNHLTSLLIMFMFFFQGAKLQRSALWESLRDWKVQGCALLATFVVFPLIGVALYGLCHVAGMLPYLTPKLWTGLLFVCCLPSTVQSSIALTSIARGNVPAAICAATVSNIVGIFATPLLVALLLPAGAQAGGSAGGLQTIIDIARELLLPFVAGQAVQPWLGPIVRKHKILLKFTDQGSIIVMVYAAFSTAVLEGLWHRVPWQDFVLVALFCTVLLAIMLTLTDLAGRAMGLPRGDIIALQFCGSKKSLSTGIPMASVIFPHGAGVVELPLLIYHQIQLYVGATLARHYARKLARKEGAQAKPQP, via the coding sequence ATGAAACGTCCTGACCCCTTTCTCAGCGCCTTAATCGGCGCCGTTCTTTTGGCAACTTTCCTGCCATGCCCCCACGCCTACCAAGGGGCGCTCAATCACCTGACGTCACTGCTGATTATGTTCATGTTCTTTTTCCAAGGCGCCAAGCTGCAGCGCAGCGCCCTTTGGGAAAGCCTGCGCGACTGGAAGGTGCAAGGGTGTGCCCTGCTAGCCACCTTTGTGGTGTTCCCCCTCATTGGGGTGGCACTTTACGGTCTGTGCCATGTGGCTGGGATGCTGCCTTACCTTACCCCCAAGCTTTGGACAGGCCTTCTGTTTGTGTGCTGCCTGCCCTCCACCGTGCAGTCCTCCATCGCGCTGACATCGATTGCGCGCGGCAATGTCCCGGCCGCCATTTGCGCCGCCACGGTTTCCAACATCGTGGGCATTTTCGCCACCCCCCTCCTGGTAGCGTTGCTGCTGCCAGCAGGTGCGCAAGCCGGCGGCAGTGCTGGCGGGCTGCAAACCATCATCGATATCGCCCGTGAACTGCTGCTGCCTTTTGTAGCGGGGCAGGCCGTTCAGCCCTGGTTGGGGCCAATCGTGCGCAAGCACAAGATCCTGCTGAAATTCACCGACCAAGGCTCCATCATCGTCATGGTCTATGCAGCCTTCAGCACCGCCGTTCTAGAGGGGCTCTGGCACCGTGTGCCCTGGCAAGACTTCGTTTTGGTAGCGTTGTTTTGCACGGTTTTGCTGGCCATCATGTTGACCCTGACAGACCTAGCTGGCCGCGCCATGGGGCTGCCACGCGGCGACATCATCGCTCTGCAGTTCTGCGGCTCCAAAAAATCCCTCTCCACGGGTATTCCCATGGCCAGCGTGATTTTCCCCCATGGCGCAGGCGTGGTGGAGCTGCCTTTGCTAATCTACCATCAAATTCAGCTTTATGTTGGCGCCACGCTAGCACGCCATTACGCACGCAAACTGGCCAGGAAAGAAGGCGCCCAGGCCAAACCCCAACCATGA
- a CDS encoding glycoside hydrolase family 32 protein: protein MASTPANTSSARPGADAAQAGRPRPVALASYRPAIHFTPPHGFMNDPNGLIWDGKVFHLYYQYNPHGTHAGYVHWGHATSPDLYNWHDQPVAISVSEAGQAFSGSVVLDRHNRSGLFPQLPLAHQEAADLKAAIAAISGPGAASAFAQNKASQDGEGGLVAIYTRSRPHSQTQFVAWSPNQGTTYLDWPGDPVLDIASDSYRDPKVFWHEASQKWVMALVQARARKVSFYGSADLLHWRHLSDFGPAGLRGVDYECPCLVELPVAGEGTPGESQTRWVLFVSINPGAPLGGSGTQYFVGDFDGERFTPENTLLGLLDFAKDCYAMQTYNDMPSNDVPGGAAVYLAWLSNWQYCNELPTQGWRGAMTLPREMRLRRDGEGWLRLVQQPWQLERLREAPLPFRAHRLGPMERAHTPLPANLAVEIEVTVRLEQGPGSQPGRFVIAFVNRGTATMPGEELTVGVDLQTNQLWLDRSGLRGYSQPFFTGQFSEALPAGLERVELRIILDASTLEVYAQRGMCVGTALVFPANPLNGLELRAENAQVTVHEARVWPLRPTMAANRG, encoded by the coding sequence ATGGCATCAACACCAGCAAATACCTCTTCAGCGCGGCCTGGCGCAGACGCCGCGCAGGCAGGGCGCCCAAGGCCTGTTGCCCTGGCTTCTTACCGCCCCGCCATCCATTTCACCCCGCCGCATGGCTTCATGAACGATCCCAACGGCCTGATTTGGGATGGCAAGGTGTTTCACCTTTATTACCAATACAACCCCCATGGCACTCATGCTGGCTATGTGCATTGGGGCCATGCCACTAGCCCTGACCTCTACAATTGGCATGACCAGCCTGTGGCCATCAGTGTAAGCGAAGCAGGCCAGGCTTTTAGTGGATCTGTGGTGCTTGACCGCCACAACCGTTCAGGCCTGTTCCCACAACTTCCCCTTGCCCACCAGGAGGCAGCAGACCTTAAAGCAGCCATTGCCGCCATCAGCGGGCCAGGCGCTGCCAGCGCGTTCGCCCAGAATAAGGCAAGCCAGGATGGTGAAGGGGGCCTTGTGGCCATCTACACCCGTTCCAGGCCCCACAGCCAGACCCAATTCGTGGCATGGAGCCCCAATCAAGGCACTACATACCTGGATTGGCCAGGCGATCCGGTGTTGGATATTGCTTCCGATTCCTACCGCGACCCCAAAGTATTCTGGCATGAGGCCAGCCAAAAATGGGTTATGGCCTTGGTGCAAGCGCGTGCACGCAAAGTCTCCTTTTACGGTTCAGCCGATCTGCTGCATTGGCGCCATCTTAGCGATTTTGGCCCCGCCGGGCTGAGAGGGGTCGATTATGAATGCCCTTGCCTGGTGGAGCTGCCTGTGGCGGGGGAAGGCACGCCCGGAGAAAGCCAGACGCGTTGGGTGCTGTTTGTTTCCATCAACCCCGGCGCGCCGCTGGGGGGAAGTGGCACGCAGTATTTTGTGGGTGATTTTGACGGTGAGCGCTTCACGCCTGAAAACACCCTTTTGGGACTGCTGGACTTCGCCAAGGACTGCTACGCCATGCAGACCTACAATGACATGCCAAGCAATGACGTGCCTGGCGGTGCGGCCGTTTACCTAGCCTGGCTGAGCAACTGGCAGTATTGCAACGAACTGCCAACGCAGGGCTGGCGCGGCGCTATGACACTGCCCCGTGAAATGCGCTTGCGGCGTGATGGGGAGGGGTGGCTGCGCTTGGTGCAGCAGCCTTGGCAGCTTGAGAGGCTGCGTGAGGCACCGCTGCCCTTTCGTGCGCACAGGTTGGGGCCCATGGAGCGCGCCCACACCCCCCTTCCCGCTAACCTGGCTGTGGAAATTGAAGTGACTGTGCGTTTGGAGCAAGGGCCGGGCAGCCAGCCAGGGCGCTTCGTCATCGCCTTTGTCAACCGAGGAACAGCCACCATGCCGGGGGAGGAGTTGACGGTGGGGGTTGACCTCCAGACAAACCAGCTGTGGCTGGACCGCAGTGGCTTGCGCGGCTACAGCCAGCCTTTTTTCACAGGGCAATTTTCTGAGGCGCTGCCGGCCGGTCTGGAGCGCGTTGAGCTGCGCATTATTCTGGATGCAAGCACCCTGGAGGTCTACGCCCAAAGAGGGATGTGCGTTGGAACAGCACTGGTGTTTCCTGCCAATCCACTTAATGGGTTGGAGCTTCGGGCGGAGAACGCGCAGGTGACTGTGCATGAGGCGCGTGTCTGGCCCCTGCGCCCCACCATGGCCGCCAATCGTGGCTGA
- a CDS encoding aldo/keto reductase: MPPSSQQHDHTVTFPNGATVPALGMGTWAMGDAPAKRPQEIAALRYGLEHGLHVIDTAEMYGNGRSETLVGEAIAPFARDRVFLVSKVLPSHAAHDDVLKACRQSLARLGTDHLDLYLLHWRSSVPLAETVGAFEALMADGLIRSWGVSNFDVDDMEELAAVPGAQAANGVQANQILYALEYRGTEWDLLEADRAQGVVTMAYSPLGQAKRILTSPALKAIAAKHHTSLGPATPAQIALAWVLRQPGVLAIPKAGTVAHERENIAALEITLSAADLLALDRAFPPPLRKRPLACI, from the coding sequence ATGCCCCCTTCCTCCCAACAGCATGACCACACCGTGACGTTCCCCAACGGCGCCACAGTGCCTGCGCTTGGCATGGGCACATGGGCCATGGGGGATGCGCCAGCCAAGCGCCCCCAGGAAATCGCCGCCCTGCGCTATGGGTTGGAGCACGGCCTGCACGTCATCGACACAGCAGAGATGTACGGCAATGGCCGTTCAGAAACCCTGGTGGGGGAGGCCATCGCGCCCTTTGCGCGTGACCGGGTGTTCCTGGTCAGCAAAGTCCTGCCATCCCACGCAGCCCATGACGATGTGTTGAAGGCTTGCCGCCAATCCCTGGCGCGCCTGGGCACAGACCACCTTGACCTATACCTGCTCCATTGGCGTTCATCAGTGCCTTTGGCGGAGACGGTGGGCGCTTTTGAAGCCTTGATGGCTGATGGGCTTATCCGTTCATGGGGGGTTTCCAACTTTGATGTGGACGACATGGAGGAGCTGGCAGCCGTTCCAGGGGCCCAAGCAGCTAATGGCGTCCAGGCCAACCAGATCCTCTACGCGCTGGAATACCGCGGCACGGAGTGGGACCTGCTTGAGGCAGACCGTGCGCAAGGCGTGGTGACCATGGCCTATTCCCCCCTTGGCCAAGCCAAGAGGATCCTCACCAGCCCCGCCCTTAAAGCCATTGCTGCCAAGCACCACACCAGTTTAGGCCCAGCAACCCCAGCCCAGATCGCCTTGGCATGGGTGCTGCGCCAGCCAGGCGTTCTGGCCATCCCCAAGGCAGGCACTGTGGCGCATGAGCGCGAAAACATCGCAGCCCTTGAAATCACCTTGTCGGCAGCCGACCTGCTAGCGCTGGACAGGGCATTCCCCCCGCCCCTGCGTAAAAGGCCCTTGGCCTGCATTTAA
- a CDS encoding DNA gyrase inhibitor YacG, whose amino-acid sequence MKCPICKKTVEAPTYRPFCSRHCADVDLERWLGDGYSLPDVPMTNLLLEQAEHQARQKRAAPRGSCAPPRGPLPGE is encoded by the coding sequence ATGAAATGCCCCATCTGCAAGAAAACCGTGGAAGCTCCAACCTACCGCCCCTTCTGTTCGCGCCACTGCGCTGACGTGGATCTGGAGCGCTGGCTTGGCGATGGCTACAGCCTGCCTGACGTCCCCATGACCAACCTTCTGCTGGAGCAGGCTGAGCACCAAGCGCGCCAAAAACGCGCCGCACCAAGGGGGAGCTGTGCACCACCCCGTGGGCCCTTGCCTGGGGAATGA
- a CDS encoding Maf family protein, whose product MTDAARSTPPGVVRPQLVLASASPRRLALLRQIGLVPDHVQPANVDERPLPGELPRNLATRLATSKALASAGQFAQAHPDVPAAILGSDTVVACGRRILGKAADEEEARQSLELLSGRRHKVITAVHLKPVNWPGAKASTRTVATHVTFARFSKQQLEALLKQGDWRDKAGAYALQGAAAAFIKDVGGSPSGVIGLPLFETAQLLRGLPFGHLPGSPPSWL is encoded by the coding sequence CTGACGGACGCTGCGCGCAGCACGCCCCCGGGCGTAGTGCGGCCGCAGCTGGTGCTTGCCTCCGCCTCCCCCCGGAGGCTGGCGCTGCTGCGGCAGATTGGCCTGGTGCCTGACCACGTTCAGCCAGCCAATGTGGATGAGCGCCCCTTGCCAGGCGAACTGCCCCGCAACCTGGCCACACGCCTGGCCACCAGCAAAGCCCTGGCCAGCGCTGGCCAATTCGCCCAGGCGCACCCAGACGTCCCAGCGGCCATTCTGGGCAGTGACACGGTGGTGGCCTGCGGGCGGCGCATTCTGGGCAAAGCCGCTGATGAAGAGGAGGCCCGCCAAAGCCTGGAACTGCTTTCAGGACGGCGTCACAAAGTGATCACGGCTGTTCATCTAAAACCCGTCAACTGGCCAGGCGCCAAAGCTTCCACGCGCACAGTGGCGACCCACGTCACTTTTGCCCGCTTCAGCAAACAGCAGCTGGAGGCGCTCCTTAAGCAAGGGGACTGGCGCGACAAGGCAGGGGCCTATGCCCTCCAGGGGGCGGCAGCGGCCTTCATCAAGGATGTGGGTGGCAGTCCCTCTGGCGTGATTGGTCTCCCCTTGTTTGAAACCGCACAGTTACTGCGCGGGCTGCCTTTCGGCCATTTGCCTGGTTCCCCCCCAAGCTGGCTTTGA